The Myxococcaceae bacterium JPH2 genome includes a region encoding these proteins:
- a CDS encoding outer membrane protein transport protein has protein sequence MKKALSLVTLLAAGASQAAGFQIDTHSGRATGMGSAATAWLDDSSAIYSNAANIVGVNKLDITLGDTGILPSINFTPVGASASQGQKTTLSPPPHLFIVAKPFDRAAFGVGVFTPYGARSRWVDDFVGRFRGHESALATYYINPTFAYELHPRFRFGVGLDIARATIDLRRQLNFVNSEGTIHLGGADWGSGFNVGVQASILDNLKMGLHYRSAVKIGFKGKADFQNIPTEFQSLLKDQKATADVTLPSTVTAGLAYSPMDRLLIAADASWVDWSTFSELAIHFENPAIDNPVPKKWRARWKYSLGGEYGVTQDLQVRLGFVYDPSPSPNSTLTPDLPDANRLKVTAGVGYQFKPFRADLGYQFVALSDKESTSPGMSGTYSGTAHVFGLTLGYSM, from the coding sequence ATGAAGAAAGCACTCTCCCTCGTCACCCTGCTCGCGGCTGGCGCCAGCCAGGCGGCGGGTTTTCAGATCGACACCCACAGCGGCCGCGCGACAGGCATGGGCTCGGCCGCCACCGCATGGCTGGATGACTCATCCGCCATCTACAGCAACGCGGCGAACATCGTCGGCGTGAACAAGCTGGACATCACGCTGGGCGACACGGGCATCCTGCCCAGCATCAACTTCACCCCGGTGGGCGCGTCCGCCAGCCAGGGCCAGAAGACGACGCTGTCGCCGCCGCCGCACCTGTTCATCGTGGCGAAGCCCTTCGACAGGGCCGCGTTCGGCGTGGGCGTGTTCACGCCCTACGGCGCGCGCAGCCGCTGGGTGGATGACTTCGTGGGCCGCTTCCGCGGCCACGAGTCCGCCCTGGCCACGTACTACATCAACCCCACGTTCGCGTATGAGCTGCACCCGCGCTTCCGCTTCGGTGTGGGCCTCGACATCGCTCGGGCCACCATCGACCTGCGCCGCCAGCTCAACTTCGTGAACAGCGAGGGCACCATCCACCTGGGTGGCGCGGACTGGGGCTCCGGCTTCAACGTCGGCGTGCAGGCCAGCATCCTGGACAACCTGAAGATGGGTCTTCACTACCGCAGCGCGGTGAAGATTGGCTTCAAGGGCAAGGCGGACTTCCAGAACATCCCCACGGAGTTCCAGTCCCTGCTGAAGGACCAGAAGGCCACGGCCGACGTGACGCTGCCGTCCACGGTGACGGCGGGTCTGGCCTACTCCCCCATGGACCGCCTGCTCATCGCGGCGGACGCGAGCTGGGTGGACTGGTCCACCTTCTCCGAGCTGGCCATCCACTTCGAGAACCCGGCCATCGACAACCCGGTGCCGAAGAAGTGGCGGGCGCGGTGGAAGTACAGCCTCGGCGGTGAGTACGGCGTGACGCAGGACCTCCAGGTTCGCCTGGGCTTCGTCTACGACCCGTCGCCGAGCCCCAACAGCACGCTGACGCCGGACCTGCCGGACGCGAACCGCCTGAAGGTGACGGCGGGCGTGGGCTATCAGTTCAAGCCCTTCCGCGCGGACCTCGGCTACCAGTTCGTCGCGCTCTCCGACAAGGAGAGCACGTCCCCGGGCATGAGCGGCACGTACTCCGGTACGGCGCACGTGTTCGGCCTGACGCTCGGCTACTCGATGTAA